One Coccinella septempunctata chromosome X, icCocSept1.1, whole genome shotgun sequence genomic window carries:
- the LOC123321968 gene encoding uncharacterized protein LOC123321968 isoform X2, giving the protein MVKKATIIHQNVQSIGICVNRLEKFLHDFPDCIILCVTEHWKTETQLTNYGIADFYLAEAVCRQVENQHGGTAIFVRHSINFKRLSKITELSKLGICECSACEFNINGEKTIVLCLYTPGGVVDDFLSCLERILVGLVSFIGHIILESIQ; this is encoded by the exons ATGGTAAAAAAAGCAACGATAATTCATCAAAATGTGCAGTCAATTGGTATTTGTGTTAACAGACTGGAGAAATTCCTGCATGATTTCCCTGACTGTATAATTCTCTGTGTCACGGAGCACTGGAAGACTGAAACCCAGTTAACAAATTATGGTATTGCTGATTTCTATTTGGCTGAGGCTGTATGTCGTCAAGTTGAAAACCAACATGGGGGAACTGCCATTTTTGTGAGGCATAGTATAAACTTCAAGAGGCTTTCAAAAATCACTGAATTATCGAAGTTAGGAATCTGTGAATGCAGTGCTTGTGAATTCAACATCAATGGTGAGAAGACCATCGTTCTGTGTCTGTATACTCCTGGTGGAGTAGTAGACGATTTTTTGAGTTGTCTGGAGAGGATTCTGGTGGGTCTGGTTTCTTTCATTGGTCATATCATCCTG GAGAGTATTCAATGA
- the LOC123321968 gene encoding uncharacterized protein LOC123321968 isoform X1, whose translation MVKKATIIHQNVQSIGICVNRLEKFLHDFPDCIILCVTEHWKTETQLTNYGIADFYLAEAVCRQVENQHGGTAIFVRHSINFKRLSKITELSKLGICECSACEFNINGEKTIVLCLYTPGGVVDDFLSCLERILVGLVSFIGHIILVGDFNIHMHKNDKNKEKDLLFSLLSSYNLYPLINDYTRITNTSKSLIDNIFVNREKEYVAKVHHNQISDHSAQSVSYPYLKINDFVLRRVFNECNRADFKNRLSGADWSKVYESTEANEVWGKFYSIFRHYFDLSFPVKTIKLGKKPPKQNMMDPEIQEYSNIKMQKSHMRRC comes from the exons ATGGTAAAAAAAGCAACGATAATTCATCAAAATGTGCAGTCAATTGGTATTTGTGTTAACAGACTGGAGAAATTCCTGCATGATTTCCCTGACTGTATAATTCTCTGTGTCACGGAGCACTGGAAGACTGAAACCCAGTTAACAAATTATGGTATTGCTGATTTCTATTTGGCTGAGGCTGTATGTCGTCAAGTTGAAAACCAACATGGGGGAACTGCCATTTTTGTGAGGCATAGTATAAACTTCAAGAGGCTTTCAAAAATCACTGAATTATCGAAGTTAGGAATCTGTGAATGCAGTGCTTGTGAATTCAACATCAATGGTGAGAAGACCATCGTTCTGTGTCTGTATACTCCTGGTGGAGTAGTAGACGATTTTTTGAGTTGTCTGGAGAGGATTCTGGTGGGTCTGGTTTCTTTCATTGGTCATATCATCCTGGTAGGTGATTTCAATATCCATATGcacaaaaatgataaaaataaagaaaaagatcTCCTATTTTCCCTATTGAGCTCTTACAATTTGTACCCACTTATTAATGATTACACCAGAATTACGAACACCTCAAAGTCCCTTATTGACAACATTTTTGTGAATCGAGAGAAAGAGTATGTAGCAAAAGTTCATCATAACCAAATTTCCGATCACTCTGCACAGAGTGTCAGTTACCCCTATCTAAAAATCAATGATTTTGTTCTCAGGAGAGTATTCAATGAATGCAATAGGGCAGATTTTAAGAACAGACTCAGCGGTGCAGATTGGTCCAAGGTTTATGAGTCAACTGAAGCAAATGAAGTTTGGGGAAAGTTTTACAGTATCTTTCGGCATTATTTTGATCTTAGTTTTCCAGTGAAGACAATAAAACTGGGAAAGAAGCCTCCAAAACAAAATATGATGGATCCTGAAATACAAGAAT ACAGCAATATAAAGATGCAAAAATCGCATATGAGAAGATGCTAG